The window AACCACGTCCTGAAGATGGGCCGTACCCAGCTGCAAGACGCCGTGCCGATGACCCTCGGCCAGGAATTCCGTGCTTTCGCCACCACCATGGGCGAAGACCTGGCCCGTCTGAAGACGCTGGCCCCGGAACTGCTGACTGAAGTAAACCTGGGCGGCACCGCGATCGGTACCGGCATCAACGCCGACCCGCGCTATCAAGCGCTGGCTGTTCAGCGCCTGGCGCTGATCAGCGGTCAACCGGTAGTACCGGCGGCCGACCTGATCGAAGCGACTTCCGACATGGGCGCCTTCGTGCTGTTCTCCGGCATGCTCAAACGCACCGCGGTCAAGCTGTCGAAGATCTGCAACGACCTGCGCCTGCTGTCCAGCGGCCCACGCACCGGCATCAACGAAATCAACTTGCCGGCGCGTCAGCCAGGCAGCTCGATCATGCCCGGCAAGGTCAACCCGGTAATCCCGGAAGCCGTCAACCAGGTGGCATTCCAGGTTATCGGTAACGACCTGGCGCTGACCATGGCAGCCGAAGGCGGCCAACTGCAACTGAACGTGATGGAGCCTTTGATCGCCTTCAAGATCTTCGACTCGATCCGCCTGCTGCAACGCGCCATGGACATGCTGCGCGAGCACTGCATCGTCGGCATCACCGCCAACGAAGCGCGCTGCCGTGAACTGGTCGAACACTCGATCGGTCTGGTCACCGCATTGAACCCGTACATCGGCTACAAAAACGCCACCCGCATCGCCCGTATCGCTCTTGAAAGCGGCCGCGGCGTGCTGGAACTGGTGCGCGAAGAAGGCCTGCTCGACGAAGAGAGTCTTGCCGACATCCTGCGCCCGGAAAACATGATTGCTCCGCGTCTGGTTCCGCTCAAAGCCTGAGCCGACGCGTTACTTGTT of the Pseudomonas sp. Seg1 genome contains:
- the aspA gene encoding aspartate ammonia-lyase → MSSAASFRTETDLLGALDVPAQAYYGIQTLRAVNNFRLSGVPISHYPKLVVGLAMVKQAAADANRELGHLSEAKHAAISEACARLIRGDFHEEFVVDMIQGGAGTSTNMNANEVIANIALEAMGHQKGEYQYLHPNDDVNMAQSTNDAYPTAIRLGLLLGHDTLLASLDSLIQAFAAKGEEFNHVLKMGRTQLQDAVPMTLGQEFRAFATTMGEDLARLKTLAPELLTEVNLGGTAIGTGINADPRYQALAVQRLALISGQPVVPAADLIEATSDMGAFVLFSGMLKRTAVKLSKICNDLRLLSSGPRTGINEINLPARQPGSSIMPGKVNPVIPEAVNQVAFQVIGNDLALTMAAEGGQLQLNVMEPLIAFKIFDSIRLLQRAMDMLREHCIVGITANEARCRELVEHSIGLVTALNPYIGYKNATRIARIALESGRGVLELVREEGLLDEESLADILRPENMIAPRLVPLKA